A region of Maridesulfovibrio sp. DNA encodes the following proteins:
- the nadA gene encoding quinolinate synthase NadA gives MYSEIIAEQKKKYGKRLAILGHHYQSDAIIEHTDLKGDSLELARQIEKLEAEYIVFCGVHFMAESAAIVRREDQKVYIPDASAGCVMANMAPAWLVDKVLTRLINETGRKIIPLAYVNTPAAVKTVCGKHGGTVCTSANAEKMLRWAQEQGDAVLFLPDRNLALNTAETLGIPPEKSMILNVRSQGDQIDVAETTDKELLIWPGLCAIHQRFKLAQIEKFRAEYPGCKVVIHPECPPELVRASDGAGSTSYLIKYVDEAPAGTTIVVGTETNLVLRLKEMFPEKNIIPLGISYCSNMAKITEKNLAELLQNLETAPYEDVSDDIREPARLALERMLEVCK, from the coding sequence ATGTATTCAGAGATAATTGCTGAACAAAAGAAGAAATACGGAAAAAGACTGGCGATTCTGGGACACCATTACCAGTCTGATGCGATAATAGAACATACCGATCTCAAGGGCGATTCTTTGGAACTGGCCCGCCAGATCGAAAAGCTGGAAGCAGAATACATTGTATTCTGCGGTGTCCACTTCATGGCTGAATCCGCTGCAATTGTGCGCCGGGAAGACCAGAAGGTCTATATTCCCGATGCCAGCGCGGGGTGCGTCATGGCCAATATGGCCCCGGCATGGCTGGTGGACAAGGTGCTCACCAGACTCATCAATGAGACTGGACGAAAAATAATTCCGCTTGCTTACGTAAATACCCCCGCAGCAGTAAAAACAGTCTGCGGTAAACACGGAGGCACGGTCTGCACTTCCGCCAATGCCGAAAAGATGCTCCGCTGGGCACAGGAACAAGGGGACGCAGTCCTCTTCCTTCCGGATAGGAACCTCGCGCTCAATACTGCGGAAACCCTCGGTATCCCTCCTGAGAAGAGCATGATCCTCAACGTCCGTTCTCAAGGAGACCAGATTGACGTTGCGGAAACCACGGACAAGGAACTTCTCATCTGGCCCGGACTCTGTGCCATTCACCAGCGTTTCAAGCTGGCCCAGATAGAAAAATTCCGTGCAGAATATCCCGGCTGTAAAGTAGTTATTCACCCCGAATGTCCGCCGGAGCTCGTAAGGGCTTCAGACGGAGCTGGTTCGACTTCATATCTCATTAAATATGTTGATGAAGCCCCTGCGGGTACAACGATAGTCGTCGGTACGGAAACAAACCTTGTACTCAGGTTGAAGGAAATGTTCCCTGAAAAAAACATCATACCGCTAGGCATCAGCTATTGCAGCAATATGGCTAAAATTACTGAAAAAAATCTTGCTGAGCTTCTCCAGAATCTGGAAACCGCTCCTTACGAGGATGTTTCAGACGACATAAGGGAACCGGCAAGACTGGCTCTCGAAAGGATGCTCGAAGTCTGCAAATAA
- the mgtE gene encoding magnesium transporter: MANPKGIPEPLRRWQEHGKGRAGEVDQRVIDAMHPADAADHIEELGLEEQVKFIKQLPIRDAADSIAEMEEYDQRELIKRLNVGMAARILEIMSPDDATDILEGLDDDLRETLLRQIKAEDREEISTLLTFDPDTAGGVMTTEVAIVRDNMTVDQAIAAIRKEVEDKSIPYYAYVVGRRNQLVGVVSMRDLLISRAGKMLTDLTHNQHLISVTYNVDKEEVARLIAHYNFLAMPVTDFDHRFIGVVTVDDVIDIINEEASEDMQSMVGAGTDETVDSPWGYSVKKRLPWLIINVANSAVSAWVVHLFEGNIAKMAILAVLMPIVANQAGNTGQQALAVMIRQFATEKFDRKKSWEAVLREFKIGLANGICIALLVLGAVFMLTSNYTLAMVMSGALFIDMVLGAVVGGAIPIILKEFGRDPAQASSIFLTTITDSFGFLSLLGLAGFFLL, encoded by the coding sequence ATGGCGAATCCAAAAGGAATACCCGAACCACTCCGGCGGTGGCAGGAACACGGCAAAGGGCGCGCAGGTGAAGTTGATCAGCGTGTTATTGATGCTATGCACCCTGCGGATGCTGCAGACCATATTGAAGAACTCGGCCTTGAAGAACAGGTCAAGTTTATCAAACAGCTGCCTATCCGTGATGCCGCAGATTCCATTGCCGAGATGGAAGAATACGACCAACGGGAGCTGATTAAAAGGCTTAATGTAGGCATGGCCGCCCGTATCCTTGAGATAATGTCCCCGGATGATGCCACGGACATTCTTGAGGGCCTTGATGATGATCTGCGGGAAACCCTCCTGCGTCAGATCAAAGCCGAGGACAGGGAAGAAATTTCAACCCTGCTGACTTTCGATCCTGATACCGCAGGTGGTGTAATGACCACCGAGGTAGCCATTGTCCGAGATAACATGACCGTGGATCAGGCCATTGCCGCTATCCGTAAGGAAGTTGAAGACAAAAGTATCCCTTATTATGCTTATGTGGTTGGACGCCGTAATCAACTGGTTGGCGTTGTATCCATGCGTGACCTGCTTATCTCTCGTGCCGGTAAAATGCTTACCGACCTGACTCATAACCAGCATTTAATTTCCGTTACCTACAATGTGGATAAAGAGGAAGTTGCCCGGCTCATCGCGCACTACAATTTCCTGGCCATGCCTGTTACCGATTTTGACCATCGTTTCATCGGTGTTGTTACTGTTGATGATGTCATTGACATTATTAATGAAGAAGCCAGCGAAGATATGCAGTCAATGGTTGGTGCGGGTACTGACGAAACCGTTGATTCCCCGTGGGGATATTCGGTGAAAAAACGTTTGCCGTGGCTGATTATCAACGTGGCAAACTCCGCTGTTTCCGCATGGGTGGTCCATCTTTTTGAAGGCAATATCGCTAAAATGGCTATTTTGGCCGTATTGATGCCCATTGTTGCCAACCAGGCAGGTAATACCGGACAGCAGGCCCTTGCGGTCATGATCAGGCAGTTTGCAACTGAAAAATTTGACCGCAAAAAATCATGGGAAGCGGTTCTGCGTGAATTTAAAATCGGCCTTGCCAATGGCATCTGTATTGCCCTGTTGGTGCTCGGCGCTGTTTTTATGCTGACCAGTAATTATACGCTGGCTATGGTTATGTCCGGGGCGCTGTTTATTGATATGGTGTTAGGTGCTGTTGTGGGGGGGGCAATTCCGATTATTCTTAAGGAATTCGGACGTGACCCGGCGCAGGCTTCATCCATTTTCCTGACGACGATAACGGATAGTTTCGGATTCCTTTCGCTTTTGGGACTTGCAGGATTCTTTCTACTGTAG
- the hemA gene encoding glutamyl-tRNA reductase, which translates to MDHNIYLIGLNHRSAGVDVRERYALTNVEEFEVGLLERGVREVMALSTCNRVEILVVCSPEITRTNILAYWAERCCGSVSELEPNSYCHEGLGAVKHLFRVACSLDSMIVGEPQILGQLKDSYRKAVDAGAARVIINRMLHKAFFVAKRVRTETSIASSAVSISYAAVELAKKIFGELQGQRAMLIGAGEMAELAATHLLNCGVEKISIANRTFSRAEELAQCMGGTAVAFENLYDHLAETDIIISSTGAPHAVITAKEMKKVIKKRKFRPMFFIDIAVPRDIDPDVNGLDNVYLYDIDDLKDVVEENKSQREDEAVKANSIVEFETLSFGNWINSLDLQPTIVDLFNRSESVAQQELAKTLKRLGDVDAKTHKALETMAMSIGKKLLHEPVAFLKRRTEEEGKADEFVDLARRMFNLDNETIPADAHCGRKKKNDLEN; encoded by the coding sequence ATGGACCATAATATTTACCTGATCGGCCTGAACCACCGCTCCGCCGGAGTGGATGTGCGGGAACGCTACGCCCTGACTAACGTGGAAGAGTTCGAAGTCGGCCTTCTCGAACGGGGAGTGCGTGAAGTAATGGCCTTATCCACCTGCAACAGAGTAGAAATACTCGTTGTCTGCTCCCCGGAAATTACACGGACCAATATCCTTGCGTATTGGGCCGAAAGATGTTGCGGTTCTGTCAGTGAGCTTGAACCCAACAGCTACTGTCATGAAGGATTAGGCGCTGTGAAGCACCTTTTCCGGGTAGCCTGCAGTCTTGATTCCATGATCGTGGGCGAGCCCCAGATTCTGGGTCAGCTTAAAGATTCCTACCGCAAAGCAGTGGATGCCGGTGCAGCACGGGTCATTATCAACCGCATGCTGCACAAGGCCTTTTTTGTTGCCAAAAGAGTTCGCACGGAGACTTCCATAGCCTCCAGCGCGGTTTCCATCAGTTATGCAGCCGTTGAACTGGCGAAAAAGATTTTCGGTGAATTGCAGGGCCAACGGGCCATGCTTATCGGAGCCGGAGAAATGGCAGAACTGGCGGCGACCCATTTGCTGAACTGCGGTGTGGAAAAGATATCCATTGCCAACCGCACCTTCTCCCGTGCAGAAGAACTAGCCCAATGCATGGGCGGAACAGCGGTTGCTTTTGAAAATCTTTACGACCATCTGGCGGAGACTGACATCATCATCAGCTCTACAGGCGCGCCCCATGCCGTCATCACTGCCAAAGAAATGAAGAAGGTCATCAAGAAACGAAAATTCAGACCCATGTTCTTCATCGATATCGCCGTCCCCCGCGATATTGATCCGGACGTAAACGGTCTGGACAACGTATATCTTTATGATATCGACGACCTCAAAGATGTTGTTGAAGAGAACAAATCCCAGCGTGAGGATGAAGCTGTCAAAGCCAACTCAATTGTCGAATTCGAAACCCTTTCCTTCGGTAACTGGATTAATTCTCTCGACCTGCAGCCGACCATTGTGGATCTTTTCAACCGCAGTGAGAGTGTGGCCCAGCAGGAGCTGGCCAAGACACTGAAACGGCTCGGCGATGTGGATGCCAAGACTCACAAGGCTCTTGAAACCATGGCCATGTCCATAGGCAAGAAACTTTTGCATGAGCCTGTGGCCTTCCTCAAGCGACGCACCGAAGAAGAAGGCAAAGCGGATGAATTTGTTGACCTTGCCCGGCGCATGTTCAACCTTGATAATGAGACAATTCCTGCGGACGCTCATTGCGGACGGAAGAAAAAAAATGATCTTGAGAACTAA
- a CDS encoding transferase gives MKKVEKLINHIISRVNINLRPMGLDIEQVLRTTLEDNEMASDYAYYALSIDHPIYFRFRESNLGGSYFLGKCDVDRSIIIRSDIRGDELKAAGTKVEFGGIKTELYRDEIILVVNSFLYKTLVHNHSRNPEIPELFRIQNTVSMHYANIHGTTTEGAYLGAFATVDLSVMHNCIVGDYSYVQAGDLAKMCLDPGRIWIKADGKYEFAYRYPQAILEKYISWDHNGELVGLFADFLKNRRNDFLPVYDSLAPKYPVWVPANAFVSRYAVVRGDCDIGENCLVAQRAYIENSVLGTGSNAQENSFIVDTHFAGLVVVAHGGKLVHSYIDEKVFIGFNSFLYGTKENKVSVGSGSIIMPHTIIHASEPIDIPDETIAWGYITKQSDLASNSMSLAEFAKLKEISIDRMRFSGDGAAFVRDFQNRIEHILVDNGARYNGKPESRGHAQKTQYVSYNLFQPYLSGEKKGMFPTIIVEDD, from the coding sequence ATGAAAAAAGTCGAAAAACTTATCAATCATATTATATCAAGGGTAAATATAAACCTCAGGCCCATGGGGTTGGATATAGAGCAGGTACTGAGAACCACATTGGAAGACAATGAGATGGCTTCAGACTATGCCTATTATGCGCTTTCCATTGACCATCCCATTTATTTCCGGTTTCGGGAAAGTAATCTTGGCGGATCATATTTTCTTGGAAAATGTGATGTCGACCGTTCAATCATTATCAGAAGTGATATTCGCGGTGATGAACTCAAGGCGGCCGGAACTAAAGTTGAGTTCGGAGGTATTAAGACAGAACTTTACCGAGATGAAATCATTCTGGTTGTAAACAGTTTCTTGTATAAAACACTAGTTCATAATCATTCCCGCAATCCCGAAATTCCGGAATTGTTTCGAATCCAAAATACTGTTTCCATGCATTACGCCAATATTCATGGAACAACTACTGAAGGGGCCTATCTTGGAGCTTTCGCCACGGTGGACCTTTCCGTAATGCATAATTGCATTGTCGGTGACTACAGTTATGTTCAAGCCGGGGACCTTGCCAAGATGTGTCTCGATCCTGGTCGTATCTGGATCAAGGCTGACGGAAAATATGAATTTGCTTACCGTTATCCTCAAGCTATTCTTGAAAAATATATATCCTGGGATCATAATGGTGAACTTGTCGGTTTATTTGCTGATTTTCTTAAAAACCGCAGGAATGATTTTTTGCCTGTGTATGATTCTCTGGCTCCTAAATATCCTGTATGGGTTCCGGCTAACGCTTTTGTGAGCCGTTATGCGGTAGTCAGAGGTGATTGTGATATCGGTGAAAACTGCCTTGTGGCTCAGCGGGCATATATAGAAAATTCAGTGCTTGGAACCGGGTCTAATGCTCAGGAAAACAGTTTTATCGTGGATACTCATTTTGCAGGGCTGGTCGTCGTGGCTCACGGTGGTAAGCTTGTTCATTCTTATATCGATGAAAAAGTGTTTATCGGGTTTAATTCTTTTCTGTATGGAACCAAAGAGAATAAAGTATCTGTGGGGTCTGGCTCAATCATCATGCCGCACACAATTATACATGCTTCAGAGCCCATTGATATCCCGGATGAAACCATAGCTTGGGGATATATTACCAAGCAGAGTGATCTAGCAAGCAACTCCATGTCACTTGCTGAATTTGCTAAATTGAAGGAAATAAGCATAGACAGAATGAGATTCAGCGGAGACGGAGCCGCGTTTGTCCGAGATTTTCAGAACCGTATCGAGCATATACTTGTGGATAACGGTGCCAGATATAACGGTAAGCCGGAAAGCAGGGGGCATGCTCAGAAAACACAGTATGTTTCCTACAATTTGTTCCAGCCTTACCTTAGCGGAGAAAAGAAAGGAATGTTCCCGACAATTATTGTTGAGGATGATTAG
- a CDS encoding FAD-dependent oxidoreductase — translation MQENRIKTEVLIIGSGIAGCISALTIAEKGIEVTLLTPGDDLFTGNTRLAQGGIVYTGPDDSPKLLEKDIYTAGWNYNNKKAVRALAKQGPEILKKLLLEKYPVAFHKKDDGEFSLTKEGGHAVNRILYCADHTGQSIMDVLTQYVAKHPYIRVCANRTAIDLLTNHHHARDNEFRYSLSNKCLGAYVYNESLNMVETFLADFTVLATGGLGQIYLHTTNTPGSIGSGIAMANRAKARVINAEMVQFHPTSFFQRVRTRASRRFLISEAVRGEGAKLINCYGEPFMHRYDPRGDLAPRDIVTRSILEEMLRTKEECVYLDAANHVKQDLPTRFPTIYGKCLDNGIDINNQPIPVVPAAHYFCGGVLVDEKGKSTLDRLYAIGECSCTGVHGGNRLASTSLLEGMLWGYTSGDDIASRLAKRSKIAKKLFNAVPDWEAPGSNENEDPALIAQDWAFIRNIMWNYVGITRSTSRLNRAIGDLQNLNGNLHSFYKRTPISRPLIDLFHGSQSALIVTLAALRNKKSIGCHYRVS, via the coding sequence ATGCAAGAAAACCGGATAAAAACTGAAGTTTTAATTATCGGATCAGGTATCGCCGGGTGTATATCAGCTCTGACGATAGCAGAAAAAGGTATTGAAGTAACACTCTTAACTCCGGGAGATGACCTCTTTACCGGTAACACAAGGCTGGCCCAGGGCGGCATTGTCTATACCGGACCGGATGATTCACCCAAGCTACTGGAAAAGGATATTTATACCGCCGGTTGGAATTACAACAATAAAAAAGCGGTGCGGGCATTAGCTAAACAAGGACCTGAGATCCTGAAAAAGCTCCTGCTGGAAAAATATCCCGTTGCTTTCCATAAAAAAGATGACGGAGAATTCAGCCTGACCAAAGAAGGCGGCCATGCTGTCAACCGCATCCTCTATTGTGCAGACCATACCGGACAATCGATCATGGATGTGCTTACTCAATATGTGGCTAAACATCCATACATCCGGGTCTGTGCCAACAGGACCGCTATCGATCTTTTAACCAACCATCACCATGCCCGTGACAATGAATTCAGATATTCCCTGAGTAACAAATGTCTCGGAGCCTATGTTTACAATGAATCACTGAATATGGTGGAAACGTTTCTAGCCGATTTCACCGTACTGGCAACAGGCGGACTGGGCCAGATTTACCTGCATACCACCAACACCCCCGGTTCCATCGGGTCAGGTATAGCTATGGCCAACCGCGCCAAGGCAAGGGTGATCAATGCGGAAATGGTTCAGTTCCACCCCACTTCCTTTTTCCAACGGGTACGCACAAGAGCCAGCCGCCGCTTCCTTATATCCGAAGCTGTCCGTGGAGAAGGTGCAAAACTTATCAACTGTTACGGTGAGCCTTTCATGCATCGCTACGACCCTCGTGGCGATCTGGCACCCCGTGATATTGTCACCAGATCGATACTTGAGGAAATGCTGCGCACCAAGGAAGAATGCGTCTATCTGGATGCCGCGAACCATGTAAAGCAGGACCTGCCCACAAGATTCCCGACCATCTACGGGAAATGCCTTGATAATGGTATCGATATCAACAACCAGCCCATCCCGGTTGTCCCGGCGGCACACTACTTCTGCGGCGGGGTGCTGGTTGATGAAAAGGGCAAATCCACTCTGGACCGCCTTTATGCCATTGGCGAATGCTCCTGTACCGGTGTTCATGGCGGAAACCGCCTTGCCAGCACCTCCCTGCTGGAAGGAATGCTTTGGGGCTATACATCCGGTGACGATATTGCCAGCCGTCTGGCAAAGAGATCAAAAATTGCCAAGAAATTATTCAATGCTGTACCGGATTGGGAAGCCCCGGGCTCAAATGAAAATGAAGACCCGGCCCTCATCGCTCAAGACTGGGCTTTCATTCGCAACATAATGTGGAACTATGTGGGTATAACCCGCTCCACATCACGTTTGAACCGGGCAATTGGGGATCTTCAAAACCTGAATGGCAATCTGCATTCATTCTACAAGCGAACCCCCATCAGCAGGCCGCTTATTGACCTCTTTCACGGCAGTCAATCAGCGCTGATTGTTACTCTCGCCGCCTTGCGCAACAAAAAAAGCATAGGCTGCCATTACAGGGTAAGCTAA
- the tilS gene encoding tRNA lysidine(34) synthetase TilS: protein MGSLPKSIQELNPRLARLCLNIEKFGKQKSGKDFTASTMLVGVSGGIDSTALLIIATLLARKSGGRVFCAHVDHGLRDESAGDGAFVKELCERLNVPVEFLKADVKGYAEEHSIGLEEAGRIIRYDFFSSCLDKFGADFLLLAHHLGDLAEDVVMRLIRGTGWPALAGMDAYDPQRKLLRPLLSTDKRELETFLHAINCPWREDESNTSEAYTRNRIRNNIMPLLNEENPNLGAGLLRLKNQAELDEDFWKDQVTEILSLAEQNDNGIELSCSILNKCHPALRLRIYKKILDDLGPGHALFDSIMNLDQAYSARKSGTTCQFPGNKVVKVRKKGLLFKVN, encoded by the coding sequence ATGGGATCACTACCAAAATCAATTCAGGAGCTTAATCCGAGGTTAGCCCGGTTATGTCTGAATATTGAAAAATTTGGTAAACAGAAGTCAGGGAAAGATTTTACAGCCTCCACCATGCTCGTCGGCGTATCCGGCGGTATTGATTCTACTGCCCTACTGATTATTGCTACCCTGCTCGCCCGAAAATCGGGGGGCAGGGTTTTTTGCGCCCATGTGGATCATGGCTTGAGAGATGAGTCTGCCGGAGACGGGGCTTTTGTAAAGGAACTGTGCGAGCGGTTGAATGTACCGGTGGAATTTCTCAAGGCCGACGTAAAGGGCTATGCCGAAGAGCATTCAATAGGTCTTGAAGAGGCCGGACGTATAATCCGCTATGATTTTTTCAGTAGCTGCCTGGATAAATTCGGTGCGGACTTTCTCCTTCTGGCCCATCATCTGGGAGATCTGGCAGAAGATGTGGTTATGCGGCTGATTCGCGGCACCGGCTGGCCGGCCCTTGCCGGGATGGATGCGTATGATCCGCAGCGCAAACTGCTACGCCCGTTGTTATCTACTGATAAAAGGGAACTGGAAACTTTTCTGCATGCAATCAACTGCCCGTGGCGGGAAGATGAGAGTAATACCAGTGAGGCATACACCCGTAACAGAATCCGCAACAACATTATGCCCCTGCTGAATGAAGAGAATCCCAATCTTGGTGCGGGGCTGCTCCGGTTAAAAAATCAGGCTGAGCTTGATGAAGATTTTTGGAAAGATCAGGTTACGGAAATTTTAAGTCTGGCTGAACAGAATGATAACGGAATTGAATTATCTTGTTCAATTTTGAACAAATGCCATCCTGCATTAAGACTTCGTATTTATAAGAAGATTTTAGACGACCTTGGACCGGGACACGCCCTTTTCGATTCAATTATGAATCTTGATCAGGCATATTCTGCACGTAAATCAGGAACCACCTGTCAATTTCCGGGAAATAAGGTTGTTAAAGTCCGTAAAAAAGGACTGTTATTCAAAGTTAACTAG
- a CDS encoding cytochrome c biogenesis protein CcsA, with protein sequence MTLFELFQYIIIALYLAGTVCFFIGSLKNNKVLGKLGNLSAVGGFALHTIDLALAVTLYKGTVLSDGYFYFSLLGWSFILVYFGLWWKLRSTFFALTASPFALLLFIISLASQSLKVTIPAHLAGLFIGLHIGTIFVSIALMAMAAGAGVAFLYLNNKIKTKANLTGMGKEMPSLNTFDNVNHWSIIIGFPLYTLGLAAGFLWARAAFSKMFSWDPKEIVTLVVWFLFAFVFHQRIMVGWRGKKPAILVIIVFIITMISLWGINFFVPTHHSFKV encoded by the coding sequence ATGACCTTATTTGAATTATTCCAGTACATAATTATCGCCCTCTATCTTGCGGGCACGGTTTGTTTTTTCATCGGAAGTCTCAAGAACAACAAGGTATTGGGAAAACTGGGCAACCTTTCCGCTGTTGGCGGTTTTGCCCTGCACACCATTGATCTGGCTCTTGCTGTGACCCTGTACAAGGGAACTGTTCTAAGCGACGGTTACTTTTATTTCAGTCTGCTGGGCTGGAGTTTCATTCTTGTCTACTTCGGGCTGTGGTGGAAACTGCGCAGTACTTTCTTCGCGCTCACCGCTTCACCGTTCGCCCTGCTGCTTTTTATTATCTCACTTGCATCCCAGAGCCTGAAGGTCACCATACCCGCACATCTGGCCGGGCTGTTCATCGGCCTGCATATCGGAACCATTTTCGTCAGCATCGCGCTTATGGCCATGGCTGCCGGGGCGGGAGTTGCTTTCCTTTACCTGAACAACAAAATAAAAACCAAGGCAAACCTGACCGGAATGGGCAAGGAAATGCCTTCGCTTAATACCTTCGACAATGTAAACCATTGGTCGATTATCATCGGATTCCCTCTCTACACTCTGGGACTTGCCGCCGGATTCCTCTGGGCCCGGGCTGCTTTTTCCAAAATGTTCTCATGGGACCCGAAAGAAATTGTTACTTTAGTAGTCTGGTTTCTTTTCGCTTTTGTATTTCATCAGCGCATCATGGTGGGCTGGAGAGGTAAGAAACCGGCAATTCTGGTGATCATCGTTTTCATAATCACCATGATTTCCCTGTGGGGCATCAACTTTTTTGTTCCCACTCACCATAGCTTTAAAGTCTGA
- the nadC gene encoding carboxylating nicotinate-nucleotide diphosphorylase → MSKNTFNDFFQAEAKMFLLATIRIALSEDGPDLTSMGLFEQDDIATAQIIAKEDTVISGLPLINLILEFADQENKCQVHLNVDEGEKISKGTLIAAIQGPAGLLLKAERVILNFISHMSGIATETRKYVDALDHCETILLDTRKTLPGLRYPEKYAVLCGGAKNHRLNLVEMLMLKDNHIDRAGSITSAVEKLRAKYGDECPPIEVECRNQEEVDEAVATKVERIMLDNMTFDEAKAAIATIPDEIETEISGNVTLETIAALAEAGPDYISVGRITHSAKCSDMSMQIIPM, encoded by the coding sequence ATGAGTAAAAACACATTTAATGATTTTTTTCAGGCCGAAGCAAAAATGTTTCTTCTGGCCACTATACGCATAGCTTTAAGCGAAGACGGCCCTGATCTGACCTCTATGGGCCTGTTTGAGCAGGACGATATTGCCACTGCTCAGATCATTGCTAAAGAAGATACTGTAATCTCCGGACTGCCCCTCATTAACTTGATTCTTGAATTTGCAGATCAGGAAAACAAGTGTCAGGTGCATCTTAATGTTGATGAAGGAGAAAAAATCTCCAAGGGTACGCTCATCGCGGCCATTCAGGGACCTGCCGGCCTGCTCCTCAAGGCGGAACGGGTTATCCTGAATTTCATCTCCCACATGTCCGGAATAGCGACAGAAACCCGTAAATACGTAGACGCGCTGGATCATTGCGAGACTATCCTCCTCGATACCCGCAAGACCCTGCCCGGCCTGCGTTATCCTGAAAAATACGCTGTCCTTTGCGGCGGAGCGAAAAACCACCGCCTCAACCTGGTGGAAATGCTTATGCTTAAGGACAATCATATTGACCGCGCCGGATCAATCACATCCGCCGTGGAAAAACTGCGTGCCAAATATGGTGATGAATGTCCGCCCATTGAGGTGGAATGCCGTAATCAGGAAGAAGTGGATGAAGCAGTAGCCACAAAAGTCGAGCGCATCATGCTCGACAACATGACCTTTGACGAAGCAAAAGCTGCCATCGCCACTATTCCCGATGAAATTGAAACCGAGATCAGCGGAAACGTGACCCTTGAAACCATTGCCGCTCTTGCAGAAGCGGGCCCGGATTATATCTCAGTGGGCAGGATCACCCACTCCGCCAAATGCTCCGACATGAGCATGCAGATCATACCAATGTAG
- a CDS encoding adenylate kinase, with product MNILIFGPNGSGKGTQGALAKKKYDLDHIESGAIFRKHIGGGTELGMKAKEYIDKGELVPDDITIPMVLDVLQSSGENGWLLDGFPRSIVQAEKLWEALEKDGVKLDFVIEILLPREVAKNRIMGRRLCENDPNHPNNKFIDAIKPDGDKCRVCGGALSERADDQDEDAINKRHDIYYDDNTGTIAAAYFYKDLAPKAGFKYIELNGEGTIDEIKETLMGQLV from the coding sequence GTGAATATTCTTATTTTTGGACCCAACGGTAGTGGTAAAGGTACTCAGGGCGCTCTCGCAAAGAAAAAATACGACCTCGATCACATCGAGTCCGGCGCTATCTTCCGTAAGCATATCGGTGGCGGCACCGAACTCGGCATGAAAGCTAAAGAGTACATCGACAAAGGTGAACTCGTTCCCGATGATATCACCATTCCCATGGTTCTCGACGTTCTCCAGTCTTCCGGCGAAAACGGCTGGCTGCTTGACGGTTTCCCCCGCTCCATCGTTCAGGCTGAAAAGCTCTGGGAAGCTCTTGAAAAAGACGGCGTAAAGCTCGACTTCGTTATCGAAATCCTGCTTCCCCGCGAAGTTGCTAAAAACCGCATCATGGGCCGTCGCCTCTGCGAAAACGATCCTAACCACCCCAACAACAAATTCATCGACGCTATCAAGCCCGACGGAGACAAATGTCGCGTATGTGGCGGTGCTCTTTCCGAGCGCGCTGATGACCAGGACGAAGATGCAATCAACAAACGCCACGACATCTACTACGATGATAACACTGGTACTATTGCTGCTGCATACTTCTACAAAGATCTGGCTCCTAAAGCTGGCTTCAAATACATCGAACTCAATGGTGAAGGCACCATCGACGAGATCAAAGAAACCCTCATGGGTCAGCTCGTTTAG